Proteins encoded in a region of the Raphanus sativus cultivar WK10039 chromosome 8, ASM80110v3, whole genome shotgun sequence genome:
- the LOC108833611 gene encoding uncharacterized protein At1g21580 isoform X1 has protein sequence MDSSHYNPSFDQWNPPLPLLPPPPLPPPPRESHPDSPSFYLPSSQSGEQRHHYLPPMPGANQPSSFIYSQHPLPPPPPQQHLPEKVRFEFHRVSQPPSSIITCTQRRDISQSARVGYSDKRLDSLTVDPSQGRMDRSPGRNHQCDIRDSSGVGISRGLDGSSRCRDEFRNLGYVRKESGGTRIEGNYQDRGQLKAESDRCFRGLDEGNRGLSSRVGVTVRHDMSRSSASHGGDRNQRWDEARNGGRVLYPRKRDDYYHLDRGRRDGSNESKRTTPGKQTQKKSALLRLGTPRNYHNGRENARNLTSYSGRRLVASPASAGIRPRRSVTPRSSKARRALVPDKFEKASVTKENGNRSIVKSHEDLLDRTGTGSKTLLPKGMEMENNGKKKTNTSPKKLVISWSTVADLSGVSEARIRFAGMSMCSVGSQPCEDLADQVLAKSDSGCIEDDSKGINKNVDSLSPECRIESMETTPLNSAAEMADDRDSDKGKKACVKGTSSSLTKVDVKESSIVFPVERTDDCSGSDESGLAMVVPSDMCMENVSAERLVPDEDLGIASLGGLMHEENNCAENTAVDAQEEKTNPSGGTLNYKTPGTDTVVVSGNAVFPCNSVSSSTVRSFRQIRSEIHVAATVDETCKDKPKPKHSGGSSKYRTGGTNIFAFSGDSVPRDSLSNAPRLYRKIRSEVHVASMVDDTSNYKEKAKPSGGTSKRRTPEADVTSDVGGQEKGSLNRVETDIFDGEVWSSVVKVSGTEILGDLRVLLPRSHSHAEVKDHVISVQDRDSQSKTSLSSRYKVENRKKKSNCSTQKRYSRALPFVSGPKKDANPPNKCHTWHRKLDTSASPFVAAKPLSSTLFTQPKLPLVTAQSSGSYVRIGNSLLRKPSYGSPGVTLGLLPSAIQLNCIEDKSTGSASRVDVGNASFRVKTGERTTLERQSNPPSDSSTSKVSNAIVTSSGKCPLSYSRDHLITGLPESIMDAAISGEANLPHSGGDASKTDTLAQTDYPSDCQQKRNHPKLDSSNLKRTVYVQRKENQLIAASDIHGATKGQIPASDGYFKRSRNQLVRTSASCVNHSPDDALDSQATTTMVSKRSSSPAFSDSVAAVTRPYKRSKFSLVWTQDDPQSRLRTSHRRYQRILPQLVPWKRVTYWRRLMNSVSGSTLRNVSFSNSSQKLSMMRKRHSVYTRSTNGYSLRKSKVLSIGGSHLKWSKSIERDSRKANEEATLAVAGFSKKENEKHSGESTTRMTNRNHLTRERVFRIGSLRYKMDSSRRTLQRISDVDSLCSGPTENSEGAKTPFIPKRLVIGNEEYVRVGNGNQLVRDPKKRTRALANEKVRWSLHNIRLRLAKKKKYCQFFTRFGKCNKEDGKCPYVHDRSKIAVCTKFLNGLCANANCKLTHKVIPERMPDCSYFLQGLCNNEACPYRHVHVNPSAAICEGFLKGYCSDGDECRKKHSYTCPVLEATGSCSQGSKCKLHHPKNQSEGRKRKRLSEPSERNSRGRYFGSLHKVLDESEPMVVDRLPTSNSADFGIEGLDFIFLGATEYEEGDNNDLAAGESVSSASEEPGLVYNLIRPVALMQ, from the exons ATGGATTCATCTCATTACAATCCGAGCTTCGACCAATGGaatcctcctcttcctctccttCCGCCGCCGCCattgcctcctcctcctcgtgaATCTCATCCCGATAGCCCTAGTTTCTATCTCCCGTCAAGCCAAAGCGGTGAGCAACGTCACCATTATCTTCCACCCATGCCGGGGGCTAATCAGCCGTCTTCCTTCATCTACTCCCAGCATCCTctaccgccgccgccgccgcaaCAGCATCTTCCAGAGAAAGTTAGGTTTGAGTTTCATAGAGTCTCGCAGCCGCCGTCATCCATTATAACATGTACGCAACGGCGAGATATCTCTCAGTCTGCTAGGGTTGGCTACAGTGATAAACGACTTGATTCATTGACAGTGGACCCTTCTCAGGGACGAATGGATCGAAGTCCAGGACGTAACCATCAGTGTGACATTAGGGACTCATCGGGTGTTGGCATCAGTCGTGGTTTAGATGGTAGTTCTAGGTGTAGAGATGAGTTTCGTAATCTTGGATATGTGAGAAAAGAATCTGGAGGAACTAGGATAGAGGGAAACTATCAAGACCGTGGTCAGTTAAAAGCAGAATCCGATAGATGTTTTAGGGGTTTAGATGAGGGAAACAGGGGTTTATCTTCACGTGTTGGTGTTACAGTGAGACATGATATGAGTAGGTCATCAGCAAGTCATGGAGGGGATAGAAACCAGAGGTGGGATGAAGCGCGTAATGGAGGGAGGGTTCTCTATCCGCGGAAAAGGGATGACTACTATCATTTAGATCGTGGAAGGAGAGATGGGAGCAATGAATCGAAGAGAACAACGCCTGGGAAACAAACGCAGAAGAAGAGTGCTCTGCTTAGGCTTGGAACTCCAAGAAACTATCACAACGGTAGAGAGAATGCACGGAATCTTACTAGTTATAGTGGGAGAAGGTTGGTAGCTTCACCTGCCAGTGCAGGCATCCGCCCACGCCGGTCTGTTACACCTAGGTCTAGTAAAGCTAGAAGAGCATTGGTGCCTGATAAATTTGAGAAAGCTTCGGTAACTAAAGAAAATGGAAACAGAAGTATAGTGAAGTCTCACGAAGATCTTTTGGACAGAACGGGTACTGGTTCTAAAACTCTTTTGCCCAAGGGTATGGAGATGGAAAACAACGGGAAGAAGAAGACTAATACGTCTCCTAAGAAATTAGTTATATCATGGTCAACAGTTGCTGATCTCTCCGGTGTTTCTGAAGCAAGAATTCGTTTTGCTGGTATGTCCATGTGTAGTGTTGGGTCTCAACCTTGCGAAGACCTTGCTGACCAGGTGTTGGCGAAGTCTGATAGTGGTTGTATTGAAGATGACAGCAAGGGGATCAATAAGAATGTAGATTCTTTGTCTCCTGAATGTAGAATAGAATCCATGGAAACTACACCTCTTAATAGTGCTGCAGAAATGGCTGACGATCGGGACAGTGATAAAGGTAAAAAGGCTTGTGTAAAAGGTACTTCTTCATCTCTTACAAAGGTTGATGTAAAGGAATCATCAATTGTGTTTCCTGTTGAAAGAACTGATGACTGTTCAGGTAGTGATGAATCAGGTTTAGCTATGGTAGTACCGTCTGACATGTGTATGGAGAATGTAAGTGCCGAGAGACTTGTGCCTGATGAAGATCTGGGTATAGCATCTCTAGGTGGCCTCATGCATGAGGAAAATAATTGTGCTGAGAACACTGCTGTAGATGCTcaagaagagaaaacaaaccCTTCTGGTGGAACTTTGAACTACAAAACTCCGGGAACTGATACTGTTGTTGTTAGTGGGAATGCAGTGTTTCCATGTAATTCTGTATCCAGCTCAACGGTGCGGAGCTTCCGGCAGATAAGGAGTGAAATTCATGTTGCTGCTACAGTTGATGAAACTTGCAAAGACAAACCGAAACCTAAGCATTCTGGTGGTAGTAGTAAGTACAGAACTGGGGGAACGaatatttttgcttttagtGGGGATTCAGTTCCACGTGATTCTCTATCCAACGCACCAAGGCTGTACAGGAAGATACGGAGTGAAGTTCATGTTGCTTCTATGGTTGATGACACTAGCAATTACAAAGAGAAAGCAAAGCCATCTGGTGGAACCTCTAAGCGGAGAACTCCAGAAGCTGATGTAACATCTGATGTTGGCGGTCAAGAGAAAGGCTCACTGAACAGGGTTGAGACTGATATATTTGATGGTGAAGTATGGTCATCTGTTGTAAAAGTTTCTGGAACTGAAATTCTTGGTGATTTAAGAGTTCTTCTGCCTAGATCACACTCACATGCAGAAGTTAAAGATCACGTAATATCTGTCCAAGATCGGGATTCCCAAAGTAAGACATCTCTGAGCTCTAGGTACAAAGTAGAAAACAGGAAAAAGAAATCGAACTGCTCTACTCAGAAAAGGTATTCCCGTGCCCTGCCTTTTGTGTCTGGCCCTAAGAAAGATGCTAACCCTCCCAATAAGTGTCACACTTGGCATCGAAAGCTCGATACTTCTGCCTCTCCTTTTGTAGCTGCCAAGCCGTTGTCGTCGACTTTGTTTACACAGCCGAAGCTTCCCCTAGTGACTGCCCAATCTAGTGGTAGTTACGTACGTATAGGGAATAGCCTTCTTCGAAAACCCTCGTATGGTTCTCCTGGTGTTACCCTTGGACTGCTTCCATCTGCCATCCAGTTAAACTGTATCGAAGACAAAAGCACGGGATCTGCCAGTAGGGTTGATGTAGGTAACGCTTCTTTTCGTGTTAAAACAGGAGAAAGAACCACTCTCGAGAGGCAGTCAAATCCTCCCTCAGATAGCAGCACCTCCAAAGTATCAAATGCCATTGTTACTTCCTCAGGTAAATGTCCGTTATCTTACAGCAGGGATCACCTCATCACTGGTTTACCTGAGTCTATCATGGACGCTGCTATATCTGGAGAAGCCAATCTTCCACACTCTGGTGGAGATGCATCTAAGACAGACACACTAGCTCAGACAGATTATCCTTCAGATTGCCAGCAGAAGAGAAATCATCCTAAGTTGGATTCTTCAAATTTGAAGAGAACGGTATATGTTCAAAGGAAGGAAAATCAGTTGATTGCAGCTTCAGATATTCATGGTGCAACTAAGGGCCAGATTCCTGCCTCTGATGGCTATTTCAAACGAAGTAGAAATCAGCTAGTAAGGACTTCAGCGAGCTGTGTCAATCACTCACCTGATGATGCATTAGATTCACAAGCCACTACAACCATGGTTTCGAAAAGATCATCTAGCCCAGCTTTCTCCGACTCTG TTGCAGCTGTCACGAGACCATATAAGCGGTCAAAATTTTCTCTGGTTTGGACGCAAGATGATCCACAGTCAAGATTGCGCACAAGTCACAGGCGCTATCAGAGGATATTACCGCAACTTGTTCCTTGGAAAAGAGTGACATACTGGAGAAGACTAATGAATTCAGTCTCCGGCTCTACTTTGCGAAATGTTTCTTTTTCCAACAGCAG CCAAAAATTGTCTATGATGAGGAAGAGACATTCGGTTTATACAAGATCAACTAATGGGTATTCACTTAGAAAATCCAAGGTATTAAGTATTGGTGGTTCGCATTTAAAATGGTCCAAGTCCATTGAGAGAGACTCGAGAAAAGCTAATGAG GAAGCTACCTTGGCTGTGGCTGGATtttcaaagaaagaaaatgaaaagcaTTCTGGAGAAAGTACTACTAGGATGACAAACAGAAACCATCTGACAC GGGAGCGCGTTTTCAGGATTGGCTCCCTTCGTTATAAAATGGATTCTTCTAGGCGAACTCTTCAGAGAATATCTG ATGTTGATTCACTGTGCTCTGGACCTACTGAAAACAGTGAAGGCGCAAAAACACCGTTCATTCCAAAGAGATTGGTCATAGGCAATGAAGA ATATGTACGTGTGGGAAACGGTAACCAGCTAGTCAGAGATCCAAAGAAACGAACTCGTGCGTTGGCAAATGAGAAGGTCAGATGGAGCCTGCACAATATTCGCTTGCGGTTGGCTAAAAAGAAGAAGTATTGCCAGTTCTTCACAAGATTCGGGAAATGCAACAAAGAAGACGGGAAATGTCCTTATGTTCACGACCGCTCGAAAATTGCAGTTTGCACCAAATTTCTGAATGGGTTGTGTGCCAATGCAAATTGCAAATTGACTCACAAG GTCATTCCAGAAAGGATGCCTGATTGTTCTTATTTTCTGCAAG GCTTATGCAACAATGAGGCGTGTCCATATAGGCATGTGCATGTCAACCCGAGTGCAGCCATATGTGAGGGGTTCTTAAAAGGATACTGTTCAGACGGAGACGAG TGTCGGAAGAAGCATTCCTACACCTGCCCAGTTTTGGAAGCCACTGGATCGTGCTCTCAAGGATCGAAATGCAAGCTCCACCACCCCAAGAACCAAAGCGAAGGAAGAAAGAGGAAAAGACTAAGCGAGCCATCAGAGAGAAATTCCCGTGGGCGTTACTTTGGCTCACTTCACAAAGTCTTGGACGAGTCTGAGCCAATGGTAGTGGATAGACTTCCTACTAGTAACAGCGCAGATTTTGGAATAGAAGGTCTGGACTTTATATTTCTTGGCGCTACAGAGTATGAAGAAGGTGATAACAATGATCTAGCCGCCGGGGAATCTGTCTCCAGTGCTAGTGAAGAACCGGGTTTAGTTTACAATCTAATCAGACCAGTAGCTTTGATGCAGTAA